One window from the genome of Paraclostridium sordellii encodes:
- a CDS encoding transglycosylase domain-containing protein — protein sequence MGNYNNDKNKIRRKKISSSSTKTTASSSKSTKTSSSKNSTRKPNKKDKFKIIRTIGVALLVTLVLGVAASSALVFVALKNVEPITKALLDKKVNTVTELLYNDGSLMGNPPTDNKKVPISIKDMPTHLQHALVSIEDERFYEHDGVDFKGLARAAVLNVLTSSSPGGSTIPMQVSKNLLTSKEVSVVRKIKDIYYALEMNKTLSKEEILELYLNSAYFGSGAIGVEAAANAYFDKHAKDLSTAESAMIVGITQNPQKYAAYRTAKLTGNETKDDLKNKVKFFVNGKNDNFDDPTRVELDMVDKMYSWGLIPDYDYYKQLKDGNMVCRKVELNPESKKRQETVLAKMLELGYLTQEEYNKSIAEKIEIKLPKPTKKPASTVEDLIEDDVITSLINQGYTDTEAHNLYFNGGLKIRTTIDKSMQGELEGQFNNRANFPETIMGSDGVPQPQAAMVILDYRTGQIKALMGGREIKARKVLNRAISPHQPGSTIKPLAVYTPAIDNGKNQADSFSDVPGGYKFSQNNKWDPKTTTPGTGSMTMRQALAKSSNTIAVKVAETLGDSYDDCVDTMLDYLKNFGLSDLKDGPGGEDRKFSALTLGGMTKGVSPLDMAAAYGTLANGGVYVEPITFTTIESSDGQVLVQNTPEEHKVVDAQVAYVVTDMMKSVITEGTGKSASIGSMPVAGKTGTTNEDKDAWFVGYTPYYVGSTYIGDDYRSNPDTKASIPRRGVAGGSSTSAKLWANVMSKVHDGLKPTEFKKPSSIEFFNINLFTGDVVGKGAYNSAIAAFIKGHTPSGSAIDHTPEVPKATTEEKKTENESPDNTNTQKPQNPSTPENQTPNTGANGTNNGANGNQGNNNQTNIPGGANPPKPGDGSGNAGGSTPPTQGGGTNTGGGANPTPTPTQPVTPSPNPQTPAQNTGA from the coding sequence ATGGGAAATTATAACAATGATAAAAATAAAATCCGCAGAAAAAAAATTAGTTCCTCTAGTACTAAAACTACAGCCTCGTCCAGCAAATCAACTAAGACTAGCAGTAGTAAAAATAGTACTCGTAAACCTAATAAGAAAGATAAATTTAAGATTATTAGAACTATTGGGGTTGCGCTTTTAGTTACATTAGTTTTAGGTGTAGCTGCATCATCAGCACTAGTATTTGTTGCTTTAAAAAATGTAGAACCTATTACTAAAGCATTGCTTGATAAAAAAGTTAATACAGTAACAGAACTATTATATAATGACGGATCTTTAATGGGAAATCCACCTACAGATAATAAAAAGGTTCCGATTTCAATAAAAGATATGCCAACTCATCTTCAACATGCACTTGTATCTATAGAAGATGAGAGATTTTATGAACATGATGGTGTAGACTTTAAAGGTCTTGCTAGAGCTGCTGTATTAAATGTATTAACATCTTCTTCACCAGGAGGAAGTACAATACCTATGCAGGTATCTAAAAACTTATTAACTTCTAAGGAAGTTTCTGTTGTTCGTAAAATAAAAGATATTTACTATGCTTTAGAAATGAATAAGACACTTTCTAAAGAAGAAATATTAGAACTTTATTTAAATAGCGCTTATTTTGGAAGTGGTGCAATTGGTGTAGAAGCTGCTGCTAATGCATATTTTGATAAACATGCAAAAGACCTTTCAACAGCTGAATCTGCCATGATTGTCGGTATTACTCAAAACCCTCAAAAATATGCAGCCTATAGAACTGCAAAATTAACTGGAAATGAAACTAAAGATGATTTAAAAAATAAAGTTAAGTTCTTCGTAAATGGTAAAAATGATAATTTTGACGATCCTACTCGTGTTGAACTTGATATGGTTGATAAAATGTATTCTTGGGGACTTATCCCTGATTATGATTACTACAAGCAATTAAAAGACGGTAATATGGTTTGTAGAAAAGTTGAGTTAAACCCTGAATCTAAAAAGAGACAAGAAACAGTTTTAGCGAAAATGTTAGAACTTGGTTATTTGACTCAAGAGGAATATAATAAATCAATCGCTGAAAAAATAGAAATAAAATTGCCTAAACCAACTAAAAAGCCTGCTTCTACAGTAGAAGATTTAATTGAAGACGATGTTATAACTAGTCTTATAAACCAAGGTTATACGGACACAGAAGCTCATAACCTATATTTCAATGGCGGTTTAAAAATACGTACTACTATAGATAAAAGTATGCAAGGCGAACTAGAAGGCCAATTTAATAATAGAGCAAACTTCCCAGAAACTATAATGGGTTCAGATGGTGTACCTCAGCCTCAAGCTGCTATGGTTATTTTAGATTATAGAACTGGGCAAATAAAAGCATTGATGGGCGGTAGAGAAATAAAAGCTAGAAAAGTACTAAATAGAGCAATTTCTCCTCATCAACCTGGTTCTACAATAAAACCTTTAGCTGTTTATACACCAGCTATTGATAATGGTAAAAATCAAGCAGATTCATTTAGTGATGTTCCTGGCGGATATAAGTTTAGCCAAAATAATAAATGGGATCCAAAAACTACAACACCAGGTACAGGATCAATGACTATGCGTCAAGCATTAGCTAAATCTTCAAATACAATAGCAGTTAAAGTTGCTGAAACCCTTGGCGATTCTTACGACGATTGTGTAGATACTATGCTTGATTACCTAAAGAATTTTGGTTTATCTGATTTAAAAGATGGCCCTGGTGGTGAAGATAGAAAATTCTCAGCACTTACTTTAGGTGGTATGACAAAAGGAGTTTCTCCTCTTGATATGGCTGCTGCATATGGTACTTTAGCAAATGGTGGAGTTTATGTTGAACCTATAACTTTTACAACTATAGAGTCATCTGACGGTCAAGTTTTAGTTCAAAATACACCAGAAGAACATAAAGTTGTAGATGCTCAGGTTGCTTATGTTGTAACTGATATGATGAAGTCTGTTATAACAGAAGGTACTGGTAAATCAGCTAGTATAGGTAGTATGCCTGTTGCTGGTAAAACAGGTACAACTAACGAAGATAAAGATGCTTGGTTTGTAGGATATACTCCATACTATGTAGGTTCTACTTATATAGGTGATGATTATCGTTCAAATCCTGATACTAAAGCTAGTATACCTCGTAGAGGGGTTGCTGGTGGAAGCTCGACTTCAGCTAAACTTTGGGCAAATGTAATGAGTAAGGTTCATGACGGTCTTAAACCTACAGAATTTAAAAAACCTAGTTCTATAGAATTTTTTAACATAAATTTATTTACAGGTGATGTAGTAGGAAAAGGTGCTTATAACTCTGCAATTGCTGCTTTTATAAAAGGTCATACTCCAAGTGGTAGTGCGATAGATCATACTCCGGAAGTTCCTAAGGCAACTACTGAAGAGAAAAAAACAGAAAATGAAAGCCCTGATAATACTAATACCCAAAAACCTCAAAATCCTTCGACACCAGAAAATCAAACACCAAATACTGGTGCAAACGGAACAAATAATGGTGCTAATGGTAATCAAGGTAATAACAATCAAACTAATATACCTGGAGGAGCTAATCCTCCTAAACCAGGAGATGGTAGTGGTAATGCTGGAGGAAGTACTCCGCCTACCCAAGGTGGCGGCACTAATACTGGAGGCGGAGCTAATCCAACTCCGACTCCGACTCAACCAGTTACCCCATCTCCAAATCCTCAGACACCTGCCCAAAATACAGGTGCATAA
- the spoVAE gene encoding stage V sporulation protein AE: MIDYLKVFLVGGVICLIAQIMMDYFKLQTPYIMVTYVTGGVLLSFIGIYDKIVDFGGAGATVPIIGFGYSLYNGVVKAIEQDGFIGIFTGGITATAGGIAAAIFFGYIMAVVFTPKAKP, encoded by the coding sequence ATGATAGATTATTTAAAGGTATTTTTAGTAGGAGGAGTTATATGTTTAATAGCGCAAATAATGATGGACTATTTTAAACTTCAAACTCCTTATATAATGGTAACTTATGTAACAGGTGGTGTTTTATTAAGTTTTATAGGGATTTATGATAAAATAGTTGATTTTGGAGGGGCAGGAGCAACTGTACCTATAATAGGATTTGGGTATTCATTGTATAATGGAGTTGTAAAAGCTATAGAACAAGATGGATTTATAGGAATATTTACAGGAGGAATAACAGCTACAGCTGGAGGGATAGCGGCTGCTATATTCTTTGGATATATAATGGCTGTTGTGTTTACTCCAAAGGCTAAGCCATAA
- the spoVAD gene encoding stage V sporulation protein AD: MANNRIGKRTVELKNKPTIISTSSIVGPKEADGPLKDYFDIKIDDDLYGEKSWEFAESKMVQTVVQHAVSKANKSISDVNYMIAGDLLNQLLSTSFAAREVSIPFLGVYGACSTMSQSLSIGAMIVDGGFADLVVAATSSHYCTAERQFRFPLELGNQKPMTAQWTVTGSGCSLISNNGEGPKIKYLTIGKVIDEGITDANNMGAAMAPAAIDTIFSYFDDTKDDPNSFDMIATGDLGKVGMQITIDLLKEKGLDISKVYTDCGVEIFDLEAQDVHCGGSGCGCSASVFNGYIYKMLKAKKFNKVMLVSTGALLSPTSTLQKESIPSVAHAVVIVNE; encoded by the coding sequence GTGGCTAATAATAGAATTGGGAAAAGAACTGTAGAATTAAAAAACAAGCCTACTATAATATCTACATCATCTATAGTTGGACCAAAGGAGGCAGATGGCCCATTAAAAGATTACTTTGATATAAAGATAGATGATGATTTATATGGTGAAAAAAGTTGGGAATTTGCTGAAAGTAAAATGGTTCAAACAGTTGTACAGCATGCTGTATCGAAAGCTAATAAATCTATAAGCGATGTTAATTATATGATAGCTGGAGATTTATTAAATCAATTATTATCAACTTCATTTGCGGCAAGAGAAGTAAGTATACCTTTTTTAGGTGTTTATGGAGCTTGTTCAACTATGTCTCAATCATTATCCATAGGAGCTATGATTGTAGATGGGGGATTTGCTGATTTGGTTGTAGCAGCAACATCTAGTCATTATTGTACAGCTGAAAGACAATTTAGATTTCCTTTAGAATTGGGAAATCAAAAACCCATGACAGCACAATGGACAGTTACAGGTTCAGGATGTTCTTTAATATCGAATAATGGAGAAGGTCCAAAAATAAAATATTTAACAATTGGGAAGGTTATAGATGAAGGTATAACAGATGCTAATAATATGGGAGCTGCAATGGCACCAGCTGCTATAGATACTATATTTTCATATTTTGATGATACAAAAGATGATCCAAATAGTTTTGATATGATTGCTACTGGAGATTTAGGTAAAGTAGGTATGCAAATAACAATAGATTTATTAAAAGAAAAAGGCTTAGATATTTCAAAAGTATATACTGATTGTGGAGTAGAAATATTTGATTTAGAAGCTCAAGATGTTCATTGTGGAGGAAGCGGATGTGGATGTTCAGCATCTGTTTTTAACGGATATATATATAAAATGCTTAAGGCTAAAAAATTTAATAAAGTAATGTTAGTATCTACGGGAGCATTATTATCACCAACAAGTACACTACAAAAAGAAAGTATACCTAGTGTAGCACATGCAGTTGTAATAGTTAATGAATAA
- the spoVAC gene encoding stage V sporulation protein AC yields MGKKYKDYVDEISPKPKYAKNYIMAFIVGGLICVIGQIINDVYLNFGLDKLKAAGATSMTLIFIGSFLTGIGVYDLIGKRAGAGSIIPITGFANSIVSPAMEYKREGYVLGVGSNLFKVAGPVLVYGIGSSIVCGFLYYVINFFIK; encoded by the coding sequence ATGGGAAAAAAATATAAAGACTATGTTGATGAGATTAGTCCAAAACCCAAATATGCAAAAAATTATATAATGGCATTTATTGTTGGAGGTTTAATATGCGTAATAGGGCAAATTATAAACGATGTATATTTAAACTTTGGGCTAGATAAATTAAAAGCAGCTGGAGCAACTTCTATGACTCTTATATTTATAGGATCATTTTTAACTGGAATAGGAGTATATGACCTAATTGGTAAAAGAGCTGGAGCAGGATCTATTATACCTATAACAGGGTTTGCTAACTCTATAGTTTCTCCTGCTATGGAATATAAAAGAGAAGGATACGTATTAGGAGTTGGATCAAACTTATTTAAAGTAGCAGGACCTGTATTAGTTTATGGGATAGGTTCTTCTATAGTTTGTGGTTTTTTATACTATGTAATAAATTTTTTCATTAAGTAA
- the sigF gene encoding RNA polymerase sporulation sigma factor SigF has translation MGITANKEERKGLLSHEETLNLIHLVQNGDEKAKEILIESNLGLVRSVVSKFLNIGYERDDLFQLGSIGLIKAIYKFDPKFNVKFSTYAVPMILGEIKRYLRDDGMIKVSRSLKQIAIKAKMQTEILTKKLGREPTIEELSKEVGVDKEDLVMALESNFSVEYLHGVIHEEEGSPICLIDKISLKGENEEEKVIDNLLLKEVLGKLDKRERQIIMLRYFEDKTQSEIGEMLNISQVQVSRIEKKVLSKLKTYIG, from the coding sequence ATGGGGATAACTGCCAATAAAGAGGAAAGAAAGGGATTGCTTAGCCATGAGGAGACTTTAAATTTAATACATCTTGTACAAAATGGGGATGAAAAAGCAAAAGAGATTTTGATAGAAAGCAATTTAGGTTTAGTTAGAAGTGTTGTATCTAAATTTTTAAATATAGGGTATGAGCGAGATGATTTATTTCAGTTAGGTTCTATAGGACTTATAAAAGCTATATATAAGTTTGATCCAAAATTTAATGTGAAATTTTCTACATATGCAGTCCCTATGATTTTAGGAGAAATAAAAAGATACTTAAGAGATGATGGGATGATAAAAGTATCTAGGTCTTTAAAACAAATAGCTATAAAAGCTAAAATGCAGACTGAAATTTTAACTAAAAAACTTGGAAGAGAACCTACTATAGAGGAATTATCAAAAGAGGTTGGAGTTGACAAAGAAGACTTGGTAATGGCTTTAGAGTCTAACTTCTCTGTTGAGTATTTACATGGAGTTATACATGAAGAGGAAGGTTCTCCAATTTGTTTAATAGATAAGATTAGCTTAAAAGGTGAAAATGAAGAGGAAAAAGTAATAGATAATTTATTATTAAAAGAGGTATTAGGTAAATTAGATAAAAGAGAAAGACAAATTATAATGCTTAGATATTTTGAGGATAAGACACAGAGTGAAATAGGAGAAATGTTAAATATTTCTCAAGTTCAAGTTTCTAGAATTGAAAAAAAGGTACTATCAAAGTTAAAAACATATATAGGATAA
- the spoIIAB gene encoding anti-sigma F factor produces the protein MNNIMEVKFSAKSENESFARVIVASFASKLDPTLDELADIKTAVSEAVTNAIIHGYDENEEMFVKIRCEINDKTVTITVEDDGNGIEDLDMAMQPLYTSKPELERSGMGFTVMESFMDQVEVSSKKGEGTKVVMKKKIDSSNIE, from the coding sequence ATGAATAATATCATGGAAGTTAAATTTTCGGCAAAGTCAGAGAATGAAAGCTTTGCAAGAGTTATAGTTGCATCATTTGCATCTAAATTAGATCCTACATTAGATGAACTTGCAGATATAAAAACTGCAGTTTCAGAGGCTGTTACAAATGCTATAATACATGGATATGATGAGAATGAAGAAATGTTTGTAAAAATAAGATGTGAGATTAATGATAAAACTGTTACTATAACTGTTGAAGATGATGGAAATGGAATAGAAGATTTGGACATGGCAATGCAGCCATTATACACATCAAAACCAGAATTAGAAAGATCAGGTATGGGATTTACAGTTATGGAAAGTTTTATGGACCAGGTAGAAGTATCATCTAAAAAAGGAGAAGGAACAAAGGTTGTTATGAAAAAGAAAATAGATTCATCTAATATAGAATAG
- the spoIIAA gene encoding anti-sigma F factor antagonist gives MINFSLDNKNLRVEFLSKELDHHIANEVREEIDYVIQDKQIKNIIFDFKNMNFMDSSGIGVVIGRYKKVSSEGGKVAVININSRVKKVFDLSGMAKIIEIHESYEDALSSFLGGVANE, from the coding sequence ATGATAAATTTTTCATTGGATAATAAAAATCTAAGGGTAGAATTTTTAAGTAAAGAATTAGACCACCATATAGCAAATGAAGTAAGAGAAGAGATAGACTATGTTATTCAAGATAAACAAATAAAAAATATAATATTTGATTTTAAAAATATGAATTTTATGGACTCATCTGGAATAGGGGTTGTAATTGGTAGATATAAAAAGGTTTCAAGTGAAGGTGGAAAGGTAGCGGTAATAAATATAAATTCGAGAGTTAAGAAAGTTTTTGACTTATCAGGTATGGCAAAAATAATAGAAATTCATGAAAGTTATGAAGATGCATTAAGTTCTTTTTTAGGGGGAGTGGCAAATGAATAA
- a CDS encoding LL-diaminopimelate aminotransferase, with protein MDFIDNKVANRLGGISFFKNSDNLYKFEKVKKITKEVQSKNPNLKLIDMGVGEPDKMADISIVDILSIEAQKPENRFYADNGIIEFQEAACRYLDKVYGVKNINSANIVHGIGSKPVLAMLPICFINPGDICLMPSPAYQVLGTYSKFLGGEIYKLPLCAENNFYPDLNSIPSEIRKKAKLLYLNYPNNPTGQVATKKFFEYAVKFARDNDILIISDLAYGALTYEDYNPLSILNIEGSLDVCIEIHSLSKAFNMTGWRLAFVVGSEKAMKIYCAVKGHTDSGQFRAIQKAGAYALDNCDLIEANKSRYYRRFLLLTKALKEIGFKAEIPKGGFYCYVPIPLGIKNGIRFNNAEEASLYILSKALVSTVPWDDCGSYLRFSVTFDAESEVDELNIINELKERLLSLNLEF; from the coding sequence ATGGATTTTATTGACAACAAAGTAGCTAACCGTCTTGGAGGAATATCCTTTTTTAAAAACTCTGATAATCTTTATAAGTTTGAAAAAGTAAAAAAAATTACAAAAGAAGTCCAGTCTAAAAATCCAAATTTAAAACTTATTGATATGGGTGTTGGAGAACCTGACAAAATGGCAGACATATCAATTGTAGATATATTATCTATTGAAGCACAAAAACCTGAAAACCGATTTTATGCTGACAATGGTATTATAGAATTTCAAGAAGCTGCATGTAGATATTTAGATAAAGTATATGGTGTTAAGAACATAAATTCAGCTAATATAGTTCATGGTATCGGTTCTAAGCCTGTATTAGCTATGCTTCCTATCTGTTTTATTAATCCAGGTGATATTTGTTTAATGCCTTCTCCTGCTTATCAAGTTCTAGGAACTTATTCAAAATTCTTGGGAGGTGAAATTTATAAACTTCCACTTTGTGCTGAAAATAATTTTTATCCAGATTTAAACTCCATTCCATCAGAAATTAGAAAAAAAGCAAAACTTTTATATTTAAATTATCCTAATAATCCAACTGGTCAAGTTGCTACAAAAAAATTTTTTGAATATGCAGTTAAATTTGCAAGAGATAATGATATTTTAATAATTTCAGATTTGGCTTATGGAGCTTTAACTTATGAAGATTATAATCCTTTAAGCATTCTTAATATAGAAGGCAGTTTAGATGTCTGTATCGAAATACACTCCTTATCCAAAGCCTTTAATATGACTGGCTGGAGACTTGCATTTGTAGTTGGTTCTGAAAAAGCTATGAAAATTTATTGTGCAGTTAAAGGACATACAGATTCAGGACAATTTAGGGCAATCCAAAAAGCTGGTGCTTATGCACTTGATAATTGCGATTTAATTGAAGCTAATAAATCTCGTTACTATAGAAGATTTTTGTTACTGACTAAAGCTTTAAAAGAAATTGGTTTTAAAGCAGAAATTCCTAAAGGCGGATTTTATTGTTATGTACCAATTCCTCTAGGCATAAAAAACGGTATTCGATTTAATAATGCCGAAGAAGCTAGTCTTTATATTCTTTCAAAAGCATTAGTTTCAACTGTTCCTTGGGATGATTGTGGAAGTTATCTAAGATTTTCAGTCACTTTTGATGCTGAATCTGAAGTAGATGAACTAAACATAATCAATGAATTGAAAGAAAGATTACTATCTTTAAATTTAGAATTCTAA
- a CDS encoding DEAD/DEAH box helicase has protein sequence MNIVKFDDLPINENIKKAVLEMGFEEPSPIQAQAIPKIITGVDIIGQAQTGTGKTAAFSIPILEMVDPEDRSLQAVVLCPTRELAIQVSSEIRKIGKYMHGIKTLPVYGGQPIDRQIKSLKSGVQIVIGTPGRIIDHINRKTLKMDKVKMVILDEADEMLDMGFREDIETILNQTPENRQTTFFSATMPKGILDLTKRFQKNPEQVKIVRKELTVPNIKQYYIETKNANKLEVLCRLVDVYNPKLSVVFCNTKRGADELVSDLQARGYFADALHGDLKQTQRDIVMDKFRNGTIDILVATDVAARGIDVDDVEAVFNYDLPQDEEYYVHRIGRTGRAGRNGVSFTFVFGKAMRKMKDIERYTKSKLEKHNIPSISDVEEKKVSVFFEQVKSTIEEGHLTKQVQWLENFCKEEDYDTLDIAAALVKLALGDEAKQEIIEESYDTGAESGMARLFINIGRKQKVQAKDIVGAIAGEAGIPGKLVGTIDIYDKYTFVEVPKKHTRKVIEKMKNIKIKGNKVNIEKANSKRRK, from the coding sequence ATGAATATAGTTAAATTCGATGATTTACCAATAAATGAAAACATAAAAAAAGCTGTATTAGAAATGGGGTTTGAAGAACCATCTCCGATACAAGCTCAAGCAATACCAAAAATAATAACAGGAGTAGATATAATAGGACAGGCGCAAACTGGTACGGGAAAGACTGCTGCGTTTAGTATACCTATATTAGAGATGGTAGACCCAGAAGATAGGAGTCTACAAGCTGTAGTACTATGTCCAACAAGAGAATTAGCAATACAAGTATCAAGTGAGATAAGAAAAATAGGTAAGTACATGCACGGAATAAAAACTTTACCTGTATATGGTGGACAACCTATAGATAGACAAATAAAATCTTTAAAGAGTGGAGTACAAATCGTGATAGGAACTCCAGGGCGTATTATAGACCATATAAATCGTAAAACTTTAAAGATGGATAAAGTTAAAATGGTTATATTAGATGAAGCGGATGAAATGCTAGATATGGGATTTAGAGAAGATATAGAAACAATTTTAAATCAAACTCCAGAAAATAGACAAACAACGTTTTTCTCAGCTACTATGCCTAAAGGAATATTAGATTTAACTAAAAGATTCCAAAAAAATCCTGAGCAAGTAAAAATAGTTAGAAAAGAACTTACAGTTCCAAATATAAAACAATACTATATAGAAACTAAGAATGCTAATAAATTAGAAGTATTATGTAGATTAGTAGATGTATATAATCCTAAATTATCAGTAGTATTCTGTAATACAAAAAGAGGTGCGGATGAATTAGTTAGTGACTTACAAGCTAGGGGTTACTTTGCAGATGCATTACATGGGGATTTAAAGCAGACTCAAAGAGATATAGTAATGGATAAGTTTAGAAATGGGACTATAGATATATTAGTTGCTACAGATGTTGCAGCTAGAGGAATAGATGTTGATGATGTTGAAGCTGTATTTAACTATGATTTACCACAAGATGAAGAGTACTATGTACACAGAATTGGTAGAACAGGTAGAGCAGGTAGAAATGGAGTATCATTTACATTTGTATTTGGTAAAGCTATGAGAAAAATGAAGGATATAGAGAGATATACTAAATCTAAGTTAGAAAAACATAACATACCTTCAATATCAGATGTAGAAGAGAAAAAAGTAAGTGTATTCTTTGAACAAGTTAAATCTACTATAGAGGAAGGTCATTTAACAAAGCAAGTTCAATGGTTAGAAAACTTCTGTAAAGAAGAAGATTACGATACTTTAGATATAGCTGCAGCATTAGTTAAATTAGCATTAGGTGATGAGGCTAAACAAGAAATAATTGAAGAAAGTTATGATACAGGTGCTGAATCAGGAATGGCTAGATTATTTATAAATATAGGTAGAAAGCAAAAAGTTCAAGCTAAAGATATAGTTGGGGCTATAGCTGGAGAAGCTGGAATACCAGGTAAGTTAGTTGGAACTATAGATATATATGATAAATATACATTTGTTGAAGTTCCAAAAAAACATACTAGAAAAGTTATTGAAAAAATGAAGAATATAAAAATAAAAGGAAATAAAGTTAACATAGAAAAAGCTAATTCAAAAAGAAGAAAATAA
- a CDS encoding calcium/sodium antiporter, giving the protein MIFTIILFLIGFVLITKGADIFIESTISVAKRTNISEMVLGATIVSLATTFPELTVSAFASVEGHTTMSLGNAVGSIICNTGLALGLVAIIKPFKVSSRDFNSKAILLIVSIIVLIVLGFDKNIDRVDSMALIGILFIYMINNYKSIPKSNKNMKQSNKNGIKIKSKDFMKIITMFILGITMMIIGSKLLVNNGIKIAEFVGVPQAVISLTVIALGTSLPELVSCLTAIRKNHNAISVGNILGANILNVSSVIGVSGFINDIPILNQSSVIDFPFMILLILLLIVPTFLKQRIYRIQGVLMLSTYIIYISTLYFTYIN; this is encoded by the coding sequence ATGATATTTACGATAATTTTATTTTTAATAGGATTTGTACTAATAACAAAAGGAGCAGATATATTTATAGAATCAACTATATCTGTAGCAAAAAGGACTAATATATCTGAAATGGTTCTTGGAGCAACTATTGTTAGTTTAGCTACAACTTTTCCTGAGTTAACAGTATCTGCATTTGCATCAGTAGAAGGGCATACGACAATGAGCCTTGGAAATGCTGTAGGGTCTATAATATGCAATACCGGATTAGCCTTGGGATTAGTAGCTATAATTAAGCCATTTAAAGTAAGTAGTAGAGATTTTAACTCAAAAGCTATTTTACTTATTGTATCTATAATAGTATTGATAGTGTTAGGATTTGATAAAAACATAGATAGAGTAGATTCTATGGCACTAATAGGAATTTTATTTATTTATATGATAAATAATTACAAAAGCATTCCTAAATCTAATAAAAATATGAAACAAAGCAATAAAAATGGGATTAAAATAAAATCTAAAGATTTTATGAAAATAATTACTATGTTTATATTAGGTATAACTATGATGATTATAGGATCAAAGCTATTAGTTAATAATGGTATTAAAATAGCTGAATTTGTAGGAGTTCCACAAGCAGTTATAAGTTTAACAGTAATAGCCCTTGGAACATCATTACCTGAATTAGTATCATGCCTAACTGCAATAAGGAAAAATCACAATGCTATTTCGGTAGGAAATATTTTAGGAGCAAACATATTAAATGTTTCTTCTGTTATAGGGGTTTCTGGATTTATAAATGATATTCCTATACTAAATCAAAGCTCTGTAATTGATTTTCCATTTATGATTTTATTGATTTTGTTACTTATAGTACCTACGTTTTTGAAACAAAGAATATATAGAATTCAAGGAGTTTTAATGTTATCTACATATATAATATATATATCAACTTTATATTTTACATATATAAACTAA